One Curtobacterium sp. MCLR17_007 DNA window includes the following coding sequences:
- a CDS encoding VOC family protein has protein sequence MHAITLAVADVERSAAFYRALLGIEGSGVIGTEHPATETTPGGTTAMFTLDDGLVVSVYGRDDMAKDSGVDLATAPTSTIGHFVPSREAADAFLEQARAAGARMLQPPYTRPWGMYSGFFQDPDGHLWEVVANPGGGDPADVVPEATTV, from the coding sequence ATGCACGCCATCACCCTCGCGGTCGCCGACGTCGAGCGCTCGGCTGCGTTCTACCGCGCCCTGCTCGGCATCGAGGGCAGCGGCGTCATCGGCACCGAGCACCCCGCGACCGAGACGACCCCGGGCGGGACGACGGCGATGTTCACGCTCGACGACGGGCTGGTCGTCAGCGTCTACGGTCGCGACGACATGGCGAAGGACTCGGGCGTCGACCTGGCGACGGCGCCGACGTCGACCATCGGGCACTTCGTCCCGTCCCGCGAGGCAGCGGACGCGTTCCTGGAACAGGCCCGCGCGGCCGGTGCCAGGATGCTGCAGCCGCCGTACACACGGCCCTGGGGCATGTACTCCGGCTTCTTCCAGGACCCGGACGGCCACCTGTGGGAGGTCGTCGCGAACCCGGGCGGCGGCGACCCCGCGGACGTCGTCCCCGAAGCGACGACCGTCTAG
- the moaC gene encoding cyclic pyranopterin monophosphate synthase MoaC, whose protein sequence is MTDDPAPLSTTEQPQAELSHVRADGSAHMVDVSDKDVTARSATATATLVTRPDVVARILDGSLPKGEVIGTARIAAIMAVKKTSDLVPLCHPLPIAGVQVDITGTEDRVVVEVSVRTTSRTGVEMEALTGASVGALTVYDMVKAVDRTATITDVRVLEKHGGRSGDWSAR, encoded by the coding sequence ATGACCGACGACCCCGCCCCGCTGTCGACGACCGAGCAGCCACAGGCCGAGCTCTCCCACGTCCGTGCCGACGGCAGCGCCCACATGGTCGACGTCTCCGACAAGGACGTCACCGCCCGGTCCGCCACCGCCACCGCCACCCTGGTGACCCGCCCGGACGTGGTCGCACGGATCCTCGACGGCTCGCTGCCCAAGGGCGAGGTCATCGGAACCGCCCGGATCGCGGCGATCATGGCGGTGAAGAAGACCTCGGACCTGGTGCCGCTCTGCCATCCGCTCCCCATCGCCGGCGTGCAGGTCGACATCACCGGCACCGAGGACCGGGTCGTCGTCGAGGTCTCGGTGCGCACGACCTCGCGCACCGGCGTCGAGATGGAAGCCCTCACCGGCGCGAGCGTCGGCGCGCTGACCGTGTACGACATGGTGAAGGCCGTCGACCGCACGGCCACGATCACGGACGTCCGGGTGCTCGAGAAGCACGGTGGCCGGTCCGGGGACTGGAGCGCACGATGA
- a CDS encoding MarR family transcriptional regulator, with amino-acid sequence MPDQDEVDRIVAAWGRQRDDLDFAPLQVLSRVDRLARHLDRARRAAFDASGTEPWEFDVLSALRRAGEPFELSPKTLLQQTLVSSGTMTNRVDRLTARGLVARRTDPKDGRGILVSLTESGRAAVDSAIADLLRAERDILAGLSADEQDQLAGLLRRLILGLGD; translated from the coding sequence ATGCCGGACCAGGACGAAGTCGATCGCATCGTCGCGGCGTGGGGACGGCAGCGCGACGACCTCGACTTCGCCCCGCTACAGGTGCTCTCCCGGGTGGACCGCCTGGCGCGGCACCTCGACCGCGCACGGCGAGCGGCGTTCGACGCCAGCGGCACCGAGCCGTGGGAGTTCGACGTGCTGTCGGCACTGCGGCGCGCGGGTGAGCCGTTCGAGCTGAGCCCGAAGACCCTGCTGCAACAGACCCTCGTGTCCAGCGGCACGATGACGAACCGTGTCGACCGACTGACGGCACGCGGACTGGTCGCCCGTCGGACCGACCCGAAGGACGGCCGCGGCATCCTCGTGTCGCTCACCGAGTCCGGGCGCGCAGCGGTGGACTCGGCGATCGCCGACCTGCTGCGGGCTGAGCGAGACATCCTGGCGGGGCTGTCGGCCGACGAGCAGGACCAGTTGGCCGGGCTGCTGCGACGCCTGATCCTCGGCCTGGGCGACTGA
- a CDS encoding ABC-F family ATP-binding cassette domain-containing protein, whose product MAHLLGAENLHLEFPTRTVFDSVTIGIDEGDRIGVVGRNGDGKSTLLSLLSKRLEPDTGRVTHRRGVTVGVLDQRDALPAGQTVGAVVVGDREEHEWAGDPKIRDVIGGLVSDIPWDELVDDLSGGQRRRVTLARLLVGDWDVLFLDEPTNHLDVEGIQWLAEHVNRRWPANQGGLVVVTHDRWFLDAVSTDTWEVHDGIVEPFEGGYAAYILQRVERDRQAAASEQRRQNLARKELAWLRRGAPARTSKPKFRIDAANALIDDVPPLRDTVALSKTATARLGKDVVDLLDVGVTYPGADEPTIRSIEWRIAPGERTGILGPNGAGKSTLLSLIAGRLQPTSGRVKTGKTVQVAVLDQQLADLAQYAGDRVREVVARKKTSYVADGKEMTPSQLLERLGFTSEQLSTPVKDLSGGQKRRLQLMLILLDEPNLLILDEPTNDLDTDMLAAMEDLLDTWPGTLLVVSHDRYLLERVTDQQYAVLGGHLRHLPGGVDEYMRLRAAGTGGGTASAAAAATAGRPDTAGGTGSAGAAGGSGTAGASGGSAAAGGSGLTGAERRTAEKEMSALDRRIARIGADRQTLLDLFAGHDQSDYAGLGELQTKLAELEVEIEQLEERWLEVAEQLGV is encoded by the coding sequence GTGGCACATCTCCTCGGCGCCGAGAACCTGCATCTCGAGTTCCCCACCCGCACCGTCTTCGACAGCGTCACCATCGGCATCGACGAGGGTGACCGCATCGGCGTCGTCGGCCGGAACGGTGACGGCAAGTCGACCCTCCTGAGCCTGCTGTCCAAGCGGCTCGAGCCCGACACCGGCCGTGTGACGCACCGCCGCGGCGTGACCGTCGGCGTCCTCGACCAGCGCGACGCCCTGCCCGCGGGCCAGACCGTCGGCGCGGTCGTCGTCGGCGACCGCGAGGAGCACGAGTGGGCTGGCGACCCGAAGATCCGTGACGTGATCGGCGGACTCGTGTCCGACATCCCGTGGGACGAACTCGTCGACGACCTGTCCGGTGGGCAGCGGCGGCGCGTGACGCTCGCGCGGCTGCTCGTCGGCGACTGGGACGTCTTGTTCCTCGACGAGCCGACCAACCACCTCGACGTCGAGGGCATCCAGTGGCTGGCCGAGCACGTCAACCGTCGCTGGCCAGCGAACCAGGGCGGGCTCGTCGTCGTGACGCACGACCGGTGGTTCCTGGACGCCGTGTCGACCGACACGTGGGAGGTGCACGACGGCATCGTCGAGCCCTTCGAGGGCGGCTACGCGGCCTACATCCTGCAGCGCGTCGAGCGTGACCGGCAGGCCGCGGCGAGCGAGCAGCGCCGGCAGAACCTGGCGCGCAAGGAGCTCGCGTGGCTCCGCCGCGGCGCCCCGGCCCGCACCAGCAAGCCGAAGTTCCGCATCGACGCGGCCAACGCGCTCATCGACGACGTGCCGCCGCTGCGCGACACCGTCGCCTTGTCGAAGACCGCCACCGCGCGGCTCGGCAAGGACGTCGTTGACCTGCTCGACGTCGGCGTCACCTACCCCGGTGCCGACGAGCCGACCATCCGCAGCATCGAGTGGCGCATCGCACCCGGGGAGCGCACCGGCATCCTCGGTCCGAACGGCGCCGGCAAGTCGACGCTGCTCTCCCTCATCGCGGGGCGCCTGCAGCCGACCAGCGGCCGCGTGAAGACGGGGAAGACCGTGCAGGTCGCGGTCCTCGACCAGCAGCTCGCCGACCTGGCGCAGTACGCGGGCGACCGCGTGCGCGAGGTCGTCGCCCGCAAGAAGACGAGCTACGTCGCCGACGGCAAGGAGATGACGCCCTCGCAGCTGCTGGAGCGCCTGGGCTTCACTTCCGAGCAGCTCTCCACGCCCGTCAAGGACCTGTCCGGCGGCCAGAAGCGCCGGCTGCAGCTCATGCTCATCCTGCTCGACGAGCCGAACCTGCTGATCCTCGACGAGCCGACCAACGACCTCGACACCGACATGCTCGCCGCCATGGAGGACCTCCTCGACACCTGGCCGGGCACCCTGCTCGTCGTGAGCCACGACCGGTACCTGCTCGAGCGCGTCACCGACCAGCAGTACGCCGTGCTCGGCGGGCACCTCCGTCACCTGCCGGGCGGGGTCGACGAGTACATGCGGCTGCGTGCGGCCGGGACCGGTGGCGGGACCGCTTCAGCGGCTGCCGCCGCGACGGCCGGGAGGCCCGACACCGCTGGCGGGACCGGCTCGGCCGGTGCTGCCGGCGGCTCCGGAACCGCGGGTGCGTCCGGCGGGTCGGCTGCGGCCGGTGGATCCGGCCTGACGGGGGCCGAGCGTCGCACCGCCGAGAAGGAGATGTCGGCCCTCGACCGCCGGATCGCCCGCATCGGGGCCGACCGACAGACGCTGCTCGACCTGTTCGCCGGGCACGACCAGTCCGACTACGCCGGGCTCGGAGAGCTGCAGACGAAGCTCGCGGAACTCGAGGTGGAGATCGAGCAGCTCGAGGAACGCTGGCTCGAGGTCGCGGAGCAGCTCGGGGTCTAG
- a CDS encoding PLDc N-terminal domain-containing protein, with translation MIVLPVVTVLLTVFALIDILTKTDDQIRGLPKIAWVILVVLVPVVGGIVWFVVGHDWAPGERNHGRYLEPNRDQDRHPPLGHARAAHGDRRVTTTEQELADLDREIEFWQAKARLERAQDTAGESDAAPAN, from the coding sequence ATGATCGTCCTGCCCGTGGTCACCGTGCTGCTGACGGTGTTCGCCCTGATCGACATCCTGACCAAGACGGACGACCAGATCCGCGGCCTGCCGAAGATCGCGTGGGTCATCCTCGTCGTGCTCGTCCCGGTCGTCGGCGGAATCGTCTGGTTCGTCGTCGGTCACGACTGGGCCCCTGGTGAGCGGAACCACGGCCGGTACCTCGAGCCGAACCGCGACCAGGACCGGCACCCCCCGCTCGGACATGCCCGCGCCGCCCATGGCGACCGCCGCGTGACGACCACCGAGCAGGAGCTCGCCGACCTCGACCGCGAGATCGAGTTCTGGCAGGCGAAGGCCCGACTCGAGCGAGCGCAGGACACCGCGGGGGAGTCCGACGCGGCCCCGGCGAACTGA
- the glp gene encoding gephyrin-like molybdotransferase Glp — translation MRTIAQHRDAVRALVAPVLPGSAVSSGPVPSVPGASGPSGPADVDLEARLVDDLAADTGAGQGHRVLGRAVGSPIPLPPFDNSQMDGFAVRAADAGATLRVVAPIPAGVQPAPLPVGAAAPIMTGARIPADADAVFPVEATPPGSFPDALALTTVVVPADLRTGTFVRTAGSDLALDAPVVRAGALLTPAVLGALASAGVSRVELVRRPRVLVVSTGSELTGAGSAGSAAGGAGINDANGIALRAALAEVGVESRTVRVPDDEARFLAALDDAVGDWADLVLTTGGISAGAYEVVRQALEPRGLVVTPVAMQPGGPQALGTVQLAGRPVPVVAFPGNPVSALVSFEVFLRPVLARAAGMDESRPSQVLPAASAAESPEGKHQVRRGRVVDGLVHFVGGPSSHLLAHYADATHLVHVPVGTAAVAPGDPLTVWSLR, via the coding sequence TTGCGAACGATCGCCCAGCACCGCGACGCGGTGCGTGCGCTGGTCGCGCCGGTGTTGCCGGGGTCGGCTGTTTCCTCGGGTCCTGTCCCGTCGGTTCCTGGCGCGTCGGGCCCGTCGGGTCCGGCCGACGTCGATCTGGAGGCTCGGCTCGTCGACGACCTCGCTGCCGACACCGGGGCGGGGCAGGGCCACCGCGTGCTCGGACGGGCCGTCGGCTCGCCGATCCCGCTGCCGCCGTTCGACAACAGCCAGATGGACGGCTTCGCCGTGCGGGCCGCAGACGCCGGTGCCACGCTGCGCGTCGTCGCACCGATCCCCGCGGGCGTGCAGCCCGCGCCGCTGCCGGTGGGTGCTGCGGCGCCGATCATGACCGGAGCACGGATCCCGGCGGATGCCGACGCGGTGTTCCCGGTCGAGGCGACGCCCCCCGGGTCCTTCCCCGACGCGCTGGCGCTGACCACCGTCGTCGTGCCGGCCGACCTGCGGACCGGGACCTTCGTGCGGACGGCCGGGTCCGACCTGGCGCTCGACGCACCCGTCGTCCGAGCGGGCGCGCTGCTGACGCCCGCCGTGCTCGGGGCGCTGGCCTCGGCGGGGGTCTCCCGCGTCGAACTCGTCCGGCGGCCTCGGGTGCTCGTCGTGTCGACGGGGTCCGAGCTGACTGGTGCAGGGAGTGCTGGCAGCGCTGCCGGCGGTGCCGGGATCAACGACGCGAACGGGATCGCGCTGCGGGCGGCACTCGCCGAGGTCGGGGTCGAGTCCCGCACCGTCCGCGTCCCCGACGACGAAGCCCGGTTCCTCGCCGCCCTCGACGACGCCGTCGGGGACTGGGCCGATCTGGTGCTGACCACCGGCGGCATCAGCGCCGGCGCGTACGAGGTCGTGCGACAGGCCCTCGAACCCCGCGGGCTCGTCGTCACCCCGGTCGCCATGCAGCCCGGCGGACCGCAGGCGCTCGGCACCGTGCAGCTCGCCGGACGCCCCGTGCCCGTCGTCGCGTTCCCGGGCAACCCCGTGTCGGCACTCGTCTCGTTCGAGGTGTTCCTGCGCCCCGTCCTCGCCCGTGCCGCCGGCATGGACGAGTCGCGTCCGAGCCAGGTGCTGCCGGCTGCGTCCGCCGCCGAGTCGCCCGAGGGCAAGCACCAGGTCCGCCGGGGTCGCGTCGTCGACGGGCTCGTGCACTTCGTCGGGGGCCCGTCCTCGCACCTGCTGGCCCACTACGCCGACGCCACGCACCTGGTGCACGTGCCGGTCGGCACCGCCGCCGTCGCACCCGGTGACCCCCTGACCGTCTGGAGCCTGAGATGA
- a CDS encoding D-alanyl-D-alanine carboxypeptidase: MTDHRSFLRRYPYVVAFTTVLGLVLGGVAVGTAVIGDREGRAAAAERRCTADALATRWTSGTLFLDARSVDSGKSVLSVRGDEPTQTGSTMKLITASAALAALGPDRRFTTTVVAGAESDSVVLVGGGDPTLSRLPSGQDSVYPGAAHLDDLARQVRAAHPAPIEVVRVDTDLFDGPAWHPSWTESARTSGSVSNITALMVDGDRDDPTEAYSLRSTGAVTRAATSFAALLGPDVRVETTSVTPSTGARTLGTVRSATVSELVGTLLTHSDDTLAEVLARHVAIAEGAGRSFDAVQVGTTKALHEVHVPTDGLRLVDGSGLSPDNRVPAATLTTLMRAVATHRDGLEPVDRGLAIAGRTGTLDEDGRFTGAARDARGHVRGKTGTLDDMFGLTGVTDEVAGDRIAFTVFAEGTSDPATRHEIDVLAASLWRCGGLAATAPQAQGAARSERAAPSERPARSVRSSDTRPPGTRHR, encoded by the coding sequence GTGACCGATCACCGCTCCTTCCTCCGCCGCTACCCCTACGTCGTGGCGTTCACGACGGTGCTCGGCCTCGTGCTCGGTGGCGTCGCCGTCGGGACGGCCGTGATCGGCGACCGCGAGGGCAGAGCGGCTGCCGCCGAACGCCGGTGCACCGCGGACGCCCTGGCCACGCGGTGGACCTCGGGCACGCTGTTCCTCGACGCCCGCTCGGTGGACTCCGGGAAGTCCGTGCTCTCGGTCCGGGGCGACGAGCCGACACAGACGGGCAGCACGATGAAGCTCATCACCGCGTCGGCAGCGCTCGCCGCGCTCGGACCCGACCGCCGGTTCACCACGACGGTGGTCGCGGGGGCCGAGTCGGACAGCGTGGTCCTGGTCGGTGGTGGCGACCCCACGCTGAGCCGACTGCCGTCCGGGCAGGACAGCGTCTACCCGGGCGCCGCACACCTGGACGACCTGGCGCGCCAGGTCCGCGCGGCGCACCCCGCGCCGATCGAGGTCGTCCGGGTCGACACCGACCTGTTCGACGGCCCGGCGTGGCACCCGAGCTGGACCGAGAGCGCCCGCACGAGCGGCAGCGTCTCGAACATCACCGCGCTCATGGTCGACGGTGATCGCGACGACCCGACCGAGGCGTACTCGCTCCGGAGCACCGGCGCGGTCACTCGCGCGGCGACGTCCTTCGCGGCGCTGCTCGGGCCGGACGTCCGCGTCGAGACGACGTCGGTGACGCCGTCCACCGGGGCCCGGACGCTCGGGACCGTGCGCTCGGCCACCGTGTCGGAGCTGGTCGGCACGCTGCTGACCCACTCGGACGACACGCTGGCCGAGGTCCTCGCCCGGCACGTCGCGATCGCCGAAGGGGCTGGTCGCTCGTTCGACGCCGTCCAGGTCGGCACCACGAAGGCGCTCCACGAGGTCCACGTGCCGACCGACGGGCTGCGCCTGGTCGACGGCTCGGGGCTGAGCCCGGACAACCGGGTGCCCGCGGCCACGCTGACGACCCTCATGCGGGCGGTCGCGACCCACCGCGACGGACTCGAGCCAGTGGATCGAGGCCTCGCGATCGCAGGCCGGACCGGCACGTTGGACGAAGACGGCCGCTTCACCGGCGCGGCCCGCGACGCCCGGGGGCACGTCCGCGGCAAGACCGGGACGCTCGACGACATGTTCGGGCTCACGGGCGTCACCGACGAGGTCGCCGGGGACCGCATCGCGTTCACGGTGTTCGCCGAGGGGACGAGTGACCCTGCGACGCGGCACGAGATCGACGTGCTCGCGGCCAGCCTGTGGCGCTGCGGCGGGCTCGCAGCCACGGCACCACAGGCGCAGGGCGCAGCCCGGTCGGAGCGAGCAGCACCGTCGGAGCGGCCGGCACGGTCGGTGCGATCGTCGGACACCAGGCCTCCGGGCACCCGGCACCGGTGA
- a CDS encoding molybdopterin-binding protein, translating to MTSQPTRGRGVVVVVSTSAAADPALDTTGPTIAAWLRAHDFTVDEPVIVPDGGPVAATVTAGLLADARVVITTGGTGVTPTDRTPEAVAPLLDLELPGVLEEVRRRGLAGAGPTALLSRGVAGIASTGAFVVTLPGSRGGVADGLAVLDGLLDHVLAQVHGEGHARRSHS from the coding sequence ATGACCTCGCAGCCGACCAGGGGGCGCGGGGTGGTCGTCGTCGTGTCGACCTCGGCCGCCGCCGACCCCGCGCTCGACACCACCGGCCCCACGATCGCCGCGTGGCTCCGTGCGCACGACTTCACCGTCGACGAGCCGGTGATCGTGCCCGACGGCGGCCCCGTCGCGGCGACGGTCACCGCCGGGCTGCTCGCCGACGCCCGCGTGGTCATCACGACCGGCGGCACCGGGGTCACCCCGACCGACCGCACCCCCGAAGCCGTCGCCCCGCTGCTCGACCTCGAGCTGCCCGGTGTGCTCGAAGAGGTCCGTCGACGCGGCCTCGCCGGTGCCGGACCGACCGCCCTGCTCAGCCGCGGTGTCGCGGGCATCGCCTCGACCGGGGCCTTCGTCGTGACGTTGCCCGGGTCGCGCGGGGGCGTCGCCGACGGGCTCGCCGTGCTCGACGGGCTGCTCGACCACGTGCTGGCCCAGGTGCACGGCGAGGGTCACGCCCGTCGGAGCCACTCGTGA
- a CDS encoding MTAP family purine nucleoside phosphorylase, whose protein sequence is MENDRPQHDGTATIGVIGGSGLYELFAPGTADEIDVPTPFGATSSPITVGTMAGKRVAFLTRHGRAHSVAPHRINHRANLWALRSLGVRAIVSSSAVGGLHPDYAPGTFVVTDQLIDRTWGRADTFFEDQVQHLSFADPFDPVLRRAAVDAVAALDVPFRPTGTCVVIQGPRFSTRAESVWLREAGGHTINMTMTPEVPLAAELGIGTVNLSFVTDADAGLAPTEDEAAASAEEPVTHGMVMERLARANEVIVRAIGSIVAAVPDDYAPRELVPATASAGVMAAASASVPAAASAGVTATASASVTEHDGGQR, encoded by the coding sequence GTGGAGAACGACCGACCGCAGCACGACGGAACCGCGACCATCGGTGTGATCGGGGGCTCCGGCCTCTACGAGCTGTTCGCACCCGGCACCGCCGACGAGATCGACGTCCCCACGCCGTTCGGCGCGACCTCGTCCCCGATCACGGTCGGGACGATGGCGGGCAAGCGCGTTGCCTTCCTGACCCGGCACGGCCGCGCCCACTCCGTGGCACCGCACCGGATCAACCACCGCGCCAACCTCTGGGCACTGCGTTCCCTGGGCGTCCGCGCGATCGTCTCGTCGAGTGCCGTCGGCGGGCTGCACCCCGACTACGCGCCGGGCACCTTCGTCGTCACCGACCAGCTCATCGACCGCACGTGGGGCCGCGCCGACACGTTCTTCGAGGACCAGGTCCAGCACCTGTCCTTCGCCGACCCGTTCGACCCGGTGCTGCGGCGCGCAGCCGTCGACGCCGTCGCGGCGCTCGACGTCCCGTTCCGGCCGACCGGCACCTGTGTCGTGATCCAGGGTCCGCGCTTCTCGACGCGTGCCGAGTCGGTCTGGCTGCGCGAGGCCGGTGGCCACACGATCAACATGACGATGACGCCCGAGGTGCCCCTCGCCGCCGAGCTCGGGATCGGCACCGTGAACCTGTCCTTCGTGACGGACGCCGACGCAGGCCTCGCCCCGACCGAGGACGAGGCGGCAGCGAGCGCCGAGGAACCCGTCACGCACGGCATGGTGATGGAGCGACTGGCCCGCGCGAACGAGGTCATCGTCCGCGCGATCGGGTCGATCGTGGCCGCGGTCCCCGACGACTACGCGCCGCGCGAGCTGGTCCCCGCAACCGCCAGCGCGGGCGTCATGGCAGCCGCCAGCGCGAGCGTCCCCGCAGCCGCCAGCGCTGGCGTCACGGCAACCGCCAGCGCGAGCGTCACGGAGCACGACGGGGGCCAGCGGTGA
- a CDS encoding molybdenum cofactor biosynthesis protein MoaE produces the protein MTAPAAADRVVLADVVDTAVTVEQVSAAVATDQDGAVVTFAGVVRDHDGGKGVTALGYERHPSAGDVIAEVARSIAADHPGVRIAVLHRVGDLVVGDVALAAAVSSPHRAEAFAACAALIDLVKERTPIWKHQEFTDGSDEWVASL, from the coding sequence GTGACCGCCCCGGCGGCGGCCGACCGGGTCGTGCTCGCCGACGTCGTGGACACTGCCGTGACGGTCGAACAGGTCTCCGCCGCGGTGGCGACCGACCAGGACGGCGCCGTCGTCACCTTCGCCGGGGTCGTCCGCGACCACGACGGTGGCAAGGGCGTCACGGCGCTCGGGTACGAACGACACCCCAGTGCCGGTGACGTCATCGCCGAGGTGGCCCGCTCGATCGCAGCCGACCACCCCGGGGTCCGCATCGCCGTCCTGCACCGCGTCGGGGACCTCGTGGTGGGCGACGTCGCGCTCGCCGCAGCGGTGTCCTCGCCACACCGGGCCGAGGCGTTCGCTGCCTGCGCCGCGCTGATCGACCTGGTGAAGGAACGCACGCCGATCTGGAAGCACCAGGAGTTCACCGACGGATCGGACGAGTGGGTCGCGTCCCTCTGA